Sequence from the Ictalurus punctatus breed USDA103 chromosome 10, Coco_2.0, whole genome shotgun sequence genome:
taacataagtgatgaGAGAAAAGCTTTTTTTAGGGATGCTCCACAACATGAAATTAAACTGTGATTAAACTGTATTCTGTTATAATGTTATtctttaatgaatgaaaaaaaaatttaatcattgacaaattgctgtggtgtaagaggaataaaccaccctgtcattgattactGTCCTATAGCAGCATGTCGTGTTTGATTGCTTATGTAATAAACAGAACTTCAGGTAGTGAAGCGcttaaatatgtatatgtaaggCCTTTTACTTTTTTGAACAGTACGTTTCATTTACATGAACACTTATACAATAGTTAGACAAATTAACATTATAAGAGTTCATTTCACTCTGGAGTctttgctgtgtttgtgttggacATTTCGAATGTAAATGATTGTCTATATTTACAACAGAGAACTACAGACTCCAGAGTGCCTATGAAAAAAATCTCATCATCAAAATGGTTCTTGTAAGTAGTCTCTTTTATGCAATGTGGAACAAAAGCATATTATAATGATGTTAAGATATGAATATTTGGTCTGATATATGCATATGTGTCTGTGGAAATGGCAATAGTGATATATTAGAATTGTCATGTTTAAAGAGGCAGATATGATATGTTTGttactgtaatataatatactgtgtatatatatatatatatatatatatatatatatatatatatatatatatatatatatatatatatatatacactcactgtctactttattaggaacacatttacatctgcacattcatgcagttaactaatcagccaatcatgtggcagcagtaaaatgcacaaaattcagttcacgtcaaacatcagaatgaagaaaaagtgtgatgtctgtgactttgatcatggcatggttgttggtatcGTGgtaagggctggtttgagtgtttcagaaactgctgatctcttgagATTGTCACACATAACAGTcactagagtttacacagaaacaaaaacatccagtgagtgacagttctgtgggtggaaatgccttgttgataagacaAGACAGAGTAAAATGGgcagattggttcaagctgccaggaaggatataataactcaaataatAATGCTTTACAATCATAAAATACAATCAAatatacaatgaaataaaatgtaaaaataataaaagataatAGTTAGGCTACTAATCGACAAGTTAATAGCAATGGAAGACCAAAGAGTAAAAATGTGTCTTAAGTCTAGATTTAAGtcagcatgcacaaaatattgaaccttgatgtggatgggctacaacagtagaagaccacattgggttccacacttgaagactgaaaaaaagaccaggtgattttttttttttctattcttcagctgtccaagtttcagtgagcctgtggcCATGATAACCTTAGATTCTTGAGTGGAACCTGATATGgacttctgttgttgtagcccatccacctcaagggttgatgtgttgtgtgttctgagatgcttttccgctcaccacggttgtaaagagtgcttatttgagttattgtAGACTTCCAGTCatctcaaaccagtctggtcattctcctctgagctctctcatcaacaaggtgtttcagcctgcagaacAGAAACGCAGGATCCTGAAGCAGGATggttgggtttttgttttttgtttttttgcaccattctgtgtaaactctagagactgttgtgtgtgaaaatcccaggagatcaacagtttctgaaatactcaaaccgggccatctggcaccaacaaccatggcGCGGTTAAAGTGACAGAGACcacatgtttgatgtgaacattaactgaagctcttgacctgtatctgcatgattttttttttttgccgtgctgcaacatgattggctcaTTAGATAgctgcaggtgttcctaataacgTGGATAGTGAGTATATCATGCTGCTGTGATGCCAAAGATGTGAGCAGTAGTATCTCAGCAGTTAAGGTTCTATTGATCAAGAGAAAAAGAGGTCAAATCCCAGCTACCGTTGTAGGCCTTAACCCTTCTCTAGGGCACCAGATTCCTTGCATGCTAAGATAAAATATATTGTATCTGTTTCTATACTATATGTATAGTATATAAAATGGAAATGAAGAAATTTTACGGCTTTTACTTTGTATCTTAGGCACAGCACAGTTCCAGAAATTTTCATGATCATTGAGCTTTATGAGTTCTTGCCATTTAAGGAATTGAGTAatacatataaaatgtaattgaacatATGTAGTGTACACATGCTCATAGATATAAAAACTAACAAAAGTGACCAAATTCATCTGTTATATTTACCGCATTTTCCTTTAACCTCTGTCTTGCAGTTTCAGTTTGTAAATTCATATCTCAGCCTTTTCTACATTGGATTCTACCTCAAAGACATGGAGCGTCTAAAGGAGGTAAGAGAAAGCAGTAATTCAGTTCCCAGGCAAATAGAAACGATTTCTGAAAAGATGCTATACCAGTTgtatgaatagatggatggatgtgtattTGTGACTGCTTACAGCATTTGTATTGGTATTGCTCTGGGTGATATGCGTCTCTCGTTGGGAAATCTTCCATCAAGTATCTTCCCGCAGCTTTCCGTCTCGGTACATCTGCCTCGCTCTCTATGTTGCCATCTGTCTTTTGATTCCCCAAAACTATTTGCTGGAGTTCTTCCTCTTCTGGTGCTGTAACTCAGGAACAATACGACATGTCTCCTAGTATTAGTATGGCAGTGGGTTGATGTTTGCTCGACATgtccacataaaaaaaaagtctggacTTGCGTAATGATGAGTAGAGCTATCATCATTTGTCCTATGGACAATTGCTTGTCACACATTGTTTGAGTTACAGTATGTGGTGTATGCATGTGGGGTAATGATTATAATGCTTCATATACAATGGCTCTGTACTTTTAAGGTGGGTATGTCTGTATAAGGTTAGATAAAAATAGTCTGACAAACACTTTCATTCTTGATATAATTTATAGTCATTTGAGCCATGTGAAAAACAATACAGGTGTTTTAACCCTCCTCTGCTTTCCCAGCTAGGCCCACACCTCAGACTGCAAGATGTAATATGATGACTCATTCAATAGTTTTCTCTCACCTTATAATTCACTCTTGGGTTTTCCCAAAGTAAACAAGCGACTGGTTAAAAACACTGCAGTCCGGATGATTAGATTCGTATGCGACCCCTCGTTTTGACACTACTTTTACTGGAGAATATGTTTTGCAATATGTCTATAAGATAAAGATAAAGTTGGGCATTCTCTCAGGACACTTCACAGCCTagaaaaatgtaattatatttTGTGGGAGTATTTGATCAtctattttatctttttttttttttttatgtgttgtgCATGACCTACAGATGCTTGCAACACTGCTGATAATCCGCCAGTTCATGCAGAATTTAAAGGAAGTGCTGCAGCCGTACTTGTATGAGCGCCACCGCCTGGGAGAACTCACTTTGCGTGCTGTATGGGACCTGCTAGTATCAGCATTAATAAAGTATGGACGTCTGGCAGTTGGAAGGGCGCATATGTCTCCCAGCAAACCCAGCAACCCCGGGCAAGGCCTGCAGGGAAACCAACAAGGTGTTCTGGGCCAACAAGATCGCCATGAGCGCAAGTGTTTGAATGGAGGCTGTGGTGTCCCAGATGAGGAGCATGAGGAAGAGGCTGGTGCTAGGAACAGTGCAGAGGAGACAGAGGAGGAGAATGCCATCGATTGTGGCCTCAAACTGCGCAAAGTCAGCTTCATCGAGAAGGTAGAGCGCAAGTCTGTCGGTTGCATCAGTCCCATGGAGGACAGCTTCCTGGAGGAGGGGAGCCCCACCATGGTCGAGAAGGGCATGGACCCATCTTTGGTCTTCGAGATGTGTGACGATGACGATGATAACGTCATCCCAGAGGCAAAGGAACAGGCCGCAGATTCAGCAGGGCCTGAGAGCGGTGTGCCGCCGAAGCTGCGGAAGAGAGGCCGGAGTCTGGAGAGGGCCGACAGtaagagcaggagagagtcaTGGATGGATCCCCCTGAAGAGCAGGAGACCATTACACTCACCCAAGCTGAAATCGAGAGCTGCATGCAAACATATGAGGTAAAAGTGCTATCATAAAGAGAATTTTTATGAATGATTTGACTGTTCTGTTGACTTTATGACTTTATTATACAATATAGACTTACATATAACATCTCCGGTAGCTTCCATGTCCTTGGTGTGTATAAGTAAAAGAGTCTGATCAAATGAACTCTTTGAACTTCCAGGACACATTGCAGGATTACCAGGAAATGTTTATTCAGTTTGGCTACGTGGTTCTCTTTTCCTCTGCCTTCCCACTGGCAGCTATGTGTGCCCTAATTAACAATATCATCGAGATCCGCAGTGATGCCTTCAAGCTCTGCACAGGCCTCCAGAGGCCATTTGGCATGAGAGTGGAAAGCATTGGACAGTGGCAGGTGAGAATGCCATGAATGACATGAATTATAAATGATCTTTTAAGGAGTATTGAAAGATGATGGCATGACTGTATCTTTTGTCACACAGACACTAATGGAGGCCATGGGTCTCATAGCAATCATAGTGAACTGTTACTTGATTGGTCAGTGTGGGCAGCTACAGAGGCTCTTCCCTTGGCTGAGCCCTGAGATGGCCATCATCTCGATCGTGATCTTAGAGGTACatacactcctacacacatacacatgcggAACTGTTCCACAggcattttattttctccaatACTCCAGTACttatttattcaatattttctccactttacAGCACTTTGCTGTCTTACTGAAATATGTCATTCATGTGGCAATCCCTGACATCCCCAGCTGGGTAAGCGAAGAAATGGCCAAACTGGAGTTTCAGCGCAGGGAGGCATTCAAGGTAGATCTTGTTCATAAGCAGTCGTCAGCAATCttcaatatttttcatttctcctgCTGGTATgtaatgaatgtgtgtttggTCCCTGCCAGAAGCATGAGCGCCAAGCACAGCAGCACTTCCAGCAACAGcagaggagaaaaagagaagaggaagaacGGCAGCGGCAAGCTGAGTACCAGGCCCGGCGTGAGAGAGACGATGGGCGGCCTGACACCTCTGGAGGGGACCACCATCATGAAAAGAGCCAAGGAGGCAAATCCAGATCgggtggggggggtggaggCTCTGTAAGTGACAAACCGAAGAGACCCAGCTCACTGCTGGCCAACAATAACGTAATGAAACTCAAACAGATCATCCCTCTGCAGAGCAAGTTTTCCTCTGGCACGGCCCGTTCACCACAGTCACCAACGGGGAGCGAACCGAAGCTCCCGGGCTTCCTTAGCTTCAAGTTCCTCAAGTCTccagaaaacaaaaaggaagCAGCAGCAGGTTCAGCTTCAGCCAATTCTAGCATTGCTGCGCTTGGACAGGAGAGATCACAGTCCCCCAGCAAGTCCTTCAATCCTGGGAAACTGTTTAATTTTGGGAAATCAGATGGTGGGGCATGTATGAATGGGGCTCAACTCACAAAACCAGGGGAGGGGGTACAGCCAGTGGAGAAGGCGCTAACAAGGTCTGATCTCAACGATGTGCCAGACGAGATCCCATCACCAGGGGAAGAGGAACAGGAGAACGGACACTCATTAGACTCCGAGTCCTCAGGCCCTAAAATCTAAATCCAATAAAAAAACACCTACTGTAGAAAAATTACTAACAAAGGGATAAAGAAAGTCCTTTCAGTGCCCTTCAGCACAGTGACAGACTGAGCCTGGAGGCTGTTAAGTAATACTGTGGGGAAAATGGAATAGTGTTGTTTTTTGCTGAGGAACATAGGCTTTTCAAAGATGACTCCccttgcatacacacacaa
This genomic interval carries:
- the ano8b gene encoding anoctamin-8 isoform X2 yields the protein MPDAASASNGADPDGSRHRHRAQAEAEKPEQSASCQPTSSGVLDKLFGKRLLQAGRYIMSHKSWMKTVPTENCDVLMTFADTTDDHTLLWLLNHIRLGIPELIIQIRHHKHTRVYAFFVTATYENLLRGAEEMGLRKAVKPEFGGGSRSFSCEEDYIYENIESELCFFTSQERQNIIKYWLDNLRAKPGEVLHNIHFLEGQPIIPELKARGVIQQVFPLHEQRILGQLMKSWVQAVCEKQPLDDICDYFGVKIAMYFAWLGFYTTSMLYPAVIGFVLWMLTETDQTSRDICCVVFALFNVVWATLFLERWKRRGAELAYKWGTLDTPAESLEEPRPQFRGVKRCSPVTGCEEFYYPPWRRRVFRWLVSFPVCIFCLCFVFLAMLICFELQEFVMGIKELPRVVRFIPEIILAITVTACDEVYRKIACWLNDMENYRLQSAYEKNLIIKMVLFQFVNSYLSLFYIGFYLKDMERLKEMLATLLIIRQFMQNLKEVLQPYLYERHRLGELTLRAVWDLLVSALIKYGRLAVGRAHMSPSKPSNPGQGLQGNQQGVLGQQDRHERKCLNGGCGVPDEEHEEEAGARNSAEETEEENAIDCGLKLRKVSFIEKVERKSVGCISPMEDSFLEEGSPTMVEKGMDPSLVFEMCDDDDDNVIPEAKEQAADSAGPESGVPPKLRKRGRSLERADSKSRRESWMDPPEEQETITLTQAEIESCMQTYEDTLQDYQEMFIQFGYVVLFSSAFPLAAMCALINNIIEIRSDAFKLCTGLQRPFGMRVESIGQWQTLMEAMGLIAIIVNCYLIGQCGQLQRLFPWLSPEMAIISIVILEHFAVLLKYVIHVAIPDIPSWVSEEMAKLEFQRREAFKHERQAQQHFQQQQRRKREEEERQRQAEYQARRERDDGRPDTSGGDHHHEKSQGGKSRSGGGGGGSVSDKPKRPSSLLANNNVMKLKQIIPLQSKFSSGTARSPQSPTGSEPKLPGFLSFKFLKSPENKKEAAAGSASANSSIAALGQERSQSPSKSFNPGKLFNFGKSDGGACMNGAQLTKPGEGVQPVEKALTRSDLNDVPDEIPSPGEEEQENGHSLDSESSGPKI
- the ano8b gene encoding anoctamin-8 isoform X3; the protein is MSHKSWMKTVPTENCDVLMTFADTTDDHTLLWLLNHIRLGIPELIIQIRHHKHTRVYAFFVTATYENLLRGAEEMGLRKAVKPEFGGGSRSFSCEEDYIYENIESELCFFTSQERQNIIKYWLDNLRAKPGEVLHNIHFLEGQPIIPELKARGVIQQVFPLHEQRILGQLMKSWVQAVCEKQPLDDICDYFGVKIAMYFAWLGFYTTSMLYPAVIGFVLWMLTETDQTSRDICCVVFALFNVVWATLFLERWKRRGAELAYKWGTLDTPAESLEEPRPQFRGVKRCSPVTGCEEFYYPPWRRRVFRWLVSFPVCIFCLCFVFLAMLICFELQEFVMGIKELPRVVRFIPEIILAITVTACDEVYRKIACWLNDMENYRLQSAYEKNLIIKMVLFQFVNSYLSLFYIGFYLKDMERLKEMLATLLIIRQFMQNLKEVLQPYLYERHRLGELTLRAVWDLLVSALIKYGRLAVGRAHMSPSKPSNPGQGLQGNQQGVLGQQDRHERKCLNGGCGVPDEEHEEEAGARNSAEETEEENAIDCGLKLRKVSFIEKVERKSVGCISPMEDSFLEEGSPTMVEKGMDPSLVFEMCDDDDDNVIPEAKEQAADSAGPESGVPPKLRKRGRSLERADSKSRRESWMDPPEEQETITLTQAEIESCMQTYEDTLQDYQEMFIQFGYVVLFSSAFPLAAMCALINNIIEIRSDAFKLCTGLQRPFGMRVESIGQWQTLMEAMGLIAIIVNCYLIGQCGQLQRLFPWLSPEMAIISIVILEHFAVLLKYVIHVAIPDIPSWVSEEMAKLEFQRREAFKKHERQAQQHFQQQQRRKREEEERQRQAEYQARRERDDGRPDTSGGDHHHEKSQGGKSRSGGGGGGSVSDKPKRPSSLLANNNVMKLKQIIPLQSKFSSGTARSPQSPTGSEPKLPGFLSFKFLKSPENKKEAAAGSASANSSIAALGQERSQSPSKSFNPGKLFNFGKSDGGACMNGAQLTKPGEGVQPVEKALTRSDLNDVPDEIPSPGEEEQENGHSLDSESSGPKI
- the ano8b gene encoding anoctamin-8 isoform X1 → MPDAASASNGADPDGSRHRHRAQAEAEKPEQSASCQPTSSGVLDKLFGKRLLQAGRYIMSHKSWMKTVPTENCDVLMTFADTTDDHTLLWLLNHIRLGIPELIIQIRHHKHTRVYAFFVTATYENLLRGAEEMGLRKAVKPEFGGGSRSFSCEEDYIYENIESELCFFTSQERQNIIKYWLDNLRAKPGEVLHNIHFLEGQPIIPELKARGVIQQVFPLHEQRILGQLMKSWVQAVCEKQPLDDICDYFGVKIAMYFAWLGFYTTSMLYPAVIGFVLWMLTETDQTSRDICCVVFALFNVVWATLFLERWKRRGAELAYKWGTLDTPAESLEEPRPQFRGVKRCSPVTGCEEFYYPPWRRRVFRWLVSFPVCIFCLCFVFLAMLICFELQEFVMGIKELPRVVRFIPEIILAITVTACDEVYRKIACWLNDMENYRLQSAYEKNLIIKMVLFQFVNSYLSLFYIGFYLKDMERLKEMLATLLIIRQFMQNLKEVLQPYLYERHRLGELTLRAVWDLLVSALIKYGRLAVGRAHMSPSKPSNPGQGLQGNQQGVLGQQDRHERKCLNGGCGVPDEEHEEEAGARNSAEETEEENAIDCGLKLRKVSFIEKVERKSVGCISPMEDSFLEEGSPTMVEKGMDPSLVFEMCDDDDDNVIPEAKEQAADSAGPESGVPPKLRKRGRSLERADSKSRRESWMDPPEEQETITLTQAEIESCMQTYEDTLQDYQEMFIQFGYVVLFSSAFPLAAMCALINNIIEIRSDAFKLCTGLQRPFGMRVESIGQWQTLMEAMGLIAIIVNCYLIGQCGQLQRLFPWLSPEMAIISIVILEHFAVLLKYVIHVAIPDIPSWVSEEMAKLEFQRREAFKKHERQAQQHFQQQQRRKREEEERQRQAEYQARRERDDGRPDTSGGDHHHEKSQGGKSRSGGGGGGSVSDKPKRPSSLLANNNVMKLKQIIPLQSKFSSGTARSPQSPTGSEPKLPGFLSFKFLKSPENKKEAAAGSASANSSIAALGQERSQSPSKSFNPGKLFNFGKSDGGACMNGAQLTKPGEGVQPVEKALTRSDLNDVPDEIPSPGEEEQENGHSLDSESSGPKI